In the genome of Rhineura floridana isolate rRhiFlo1 chromosome 10, rRhiFlo1.hap2, whole genome shotgun sequence, the window ctgattaaTGATTAATGatgatcacttaatgatttttctgccagttttagcaattgtaatgcactgtgctagacgctgtatgatttttaattgttttattgctgcttttatttcttatatagtatTGTTTCACAATTTGAATCCCACAAAATTCATATAGCGAcacaatagaatacaatataagaaataaaagaagcaataaaaatgcaataaaacccaGTATGAATATTAAATGTGATGGATGCGCcacctgtcttcaaccacaaacatgccgtggaccacatgaatgaagcttgcagaccactggtggtccactgaccacagtttgggaactcctggtgtAGGCTGCTATGAATTCATTTGGTTGCATAATCTTGCTTAGCAAAAAGTTAAACTACTGTGCCAAAGTGGCAAATGAAGTTATGAAAGTACAGATATTATTATTGAAGGTCATGTCAAGGCAAGATCCTTATTGCTTGAAATCACATCGGTAACAATACCACCTAAATATATTTCCTTCTCATGCACAAGCCTTTGACAACTGTGTGATAAATGAAATCAATTGTAACTTCAGTCTGCTAGATTAATTAATTTGGCAATAGCTTAGAGGATGGGTTGGGATGGGATTCACATACATTTTATGGGAACACTACATTTTTGCTTGTTTTCTTTACACTGAATTAAAGTTATACTCAAGTATAACTATTCAAGATTAGGAACTCCGTTCCCTCTCATCAGCTCATAGAATCACAAAGGAAGCGTACCTTTTTATACTGCAGAGAAGGAAGACCAGAGACATAGTCAGTCATTTGGTAACAACGACACTTAAATATTTTCCCTTCTGGAGTCTGAACAGCAACTTCTATTGGAATGTAAATACTATCTTCAACTCCCTCTTGCCTGAAATAGAATAAGGATTACCTTCCAGATCAAATCACTAACTTGACAGACAGAAAActtaatttactttttaaaaagactttgaagCAAGGCACACAGACCATAAGTAAGTTCTTAAAATTCAGAATGCCACCAATGTCCAATTTTCTGCTGTATCCAGACAGCCACTTTCTGAGGtgctctttgcaaaatttagtaCTAAACAAAAAGAGAGTTATAGGATTATGGCACTTTAACTGAACAGTATTAGATAATTGTGTATTAGAACTCTGCCACAGAGCAGCCCTACTAATGCTCTGGTCTTCATTTGAATGGGAAAGGGATCAGGATCGTATCCATCTAGCTTATGAGGATCTAGGAGACTGCTAACTGTCTATAAGCAGCACAAATCCTGTTAAAGAGGAAAAAGCTCCACGTAACTGAGTTTATTAACACAGGCAGTCATTTCAAGAAGTGAGTCATAAGACAGCAGTCCGTACCAATACCACCCTTCCCAGAAAGAGGAACAACAATCTCCTCCAGACCTTTCACTTCCTTTCCATGATGTTTCTGGCCTAGCATAGCACATCCTAAGTCATATGCCTACATGCACCCCACCATGTGATGAATGGTGTACACACCCTAGACTTTTTCTCAGAATATGGTAATATAAACACTAAGGTCAGGCCAACAAGTAGAATCACAACGATTAATTTGCTCATTACTTAGTCTTAATATTTAtcataatattaaaaaaacataaaactaGAGAGTTCCCCTCTGCACAGGGAGGCGATCCCTCTTCCAACTGCTGCTGCACAGACCAGCACAAGAaaaccctatttttttttaaaaaaaattaaaattaccaCCCCCTCTTCATTGCCAAGGCAATACCAAAGCAGAGTACATTAGAATTAAACCAACAACATGAGGTAAAAACACAGcaacaatgatttttttaaaaaaactactacAACTTAATAACTGGAAGAAAACATTATAATACAACTAAAACTTAGAAGAACTGGTACCAGGCATTTTTCAGAGGAAAAGGGGTTCCACAGTTGagatgccactactgaaaaggccctcccctGTGTTGCCACATTGTGCTAGTGCTACCATTGTGCCAAACAGGGATGGTAATTCTAACTTGCACAATAGCAAGCTCCCCTTTAAATAAGGGATTCCTGTTGCCCTGTTTCCCCATTACTGCTGTCCATCGGGATGCTGTGTGAAGTaactttacaatgcaatcctatgcacacttacttaggaGGAAAAGCCCACTGAATACCTCAGGGATCACCactgagtgaacatgcataggatcaggctgcatacTTATTACAAATGCATATTTCCTCATATTTCCCTTCATCTGTGATTCCGTGTGAATGCCTGCTGCCAAAAGCAAAGATGAAACCCGAATCTGATTAAATCAGACTCTGCAATACACAGTGAATGCCGAATTAAAGCTGTTTCTACTGAAAGAAGAGTGAACTTTTGGGCTTTAGTAATTAGCACATGAAGCaagtttttttaattgaaaaaaccTCATTtggtttctattttttaaaattgcaagttATCACTTAATATCAGAGCCATATTTTTTCCCTACGCTGAAAGAGTTCAGTCTTCACTCATTGTTTGGCAAAAGCTTTGGCAAAGAATTGACACCAGATGTGCAACCAAACGTCCAGAACAATACCTAAACAGTACAGGGCTCATTAAATTAATAAATTGAGAGGAGATTGTAAACTATGTAAGTCACCCACCTATCCAGAGAACATAAATCAGTAGTATTCATTTTCCATATTATCCCCCATACTTCATCACCAGGGCTATGAACAATAGTTGCTGTACTTCCATGCCAGCTAGAACTTGGTTTGCCATGATGAGAGCCAAAAGCAAGCTTGTAGTCCTGCAAATTAAAATGAGGGAAATGATCAATTTTCCTTTATATATTTCTAATTTTGAAGTCATGCCATTAATTGAAGGAAAACTGGTGGCGGGGGTCAGGGAGAATCAGCCaaacaaaagaagaaaagttacttctttaatCATTTAAGATTCCATTCACTAGCAGAACTAATGAGTTAAGAGcaggaaagaaaacaaacataTATATCAGCTTTAACAGAGCTGAATCATATTCTAAGATTCAAAAGCTTATTTAAGGCCCTTATTTTGAATGTTACAACAATTTCAGCTGACTGCTTCAGGAGTGGTTTGCACTGGTGGAGCAGAGCCACAGCAATAGCCTCCCTGTAGCAGCGTTGTTGCCACTTgcgaggacataagaacataagaacataagaagagcctgctggatcaggccagtggcccatctagtccagcatcctgttctcacagtggccaaccaggtgcctgggggaagcccaggaggagggggagcagcaAGGTTAGggctgtgcaaatgcactggcagaagcACCAGACTGGCTCTGGCAGTCCGCCCTGCAGTtgctacccccccacacacactcctggTAATTtcatctatttattacatttatatcccacctttcctccaaggagctcaaggtggcacatatTTCACCATACCGGCTCTCAGTGCTGCTGTTCCTGGGGCTATCGTTGCAGCTTCACACCACTGGGCAAGCCGCTCCTAGAATGCTTACTGCTACTGGGTCATACTGTTGTCAAAATACTTGGCTTTCAAATATGAAAGGTAAAAAGTTATACTGTATATCTAGACGGGGACCTTATATTGCAAACAGGTCATTCAGATCAGATTTTTCTGTCAGCATGTTTGGCATGTTGGCTTCCACACATTCCCATTTTTTCAGTATTTCTCGTTGAAGTGggctgtgggtttttttcccccatcaTTGCTCGTCTCCCGCCCTCCACTACCCTTCTTCATTCTGGGCATGAGGGCAGGTATTTctatactttaaaaacaaaatcctagGGAGTGTGCAAGAGCAAATGTCATCAGCTTTATCCAaccatttaggaacataggaagctgccgtatatcaagtcagaccagtggtccatctagttctgcATTGTCTACATgggttggcagtggctctccagggttttcaggcaggagtctctcaccgttcaggtctgtggcttcctttatggaaccaatccatctcttgtttggccttcctctttttctactcccttctgtttttcccagtattgtcttttctagtgaatcacgtgatgtgtccaaagtatgataacctcagtttcatcattttagcttctaatgatagttctggtttaatttgttctaacacccagttatttgtcttttctgcagcccatggtatccacaaaactctcctccaacaccacatttcaaatgagctgatttttctcttatccgcttttttcactgtccaactttcacatccaagcagctcaaggtggagtataaataaaGTTCTTCTCCCAAATTTACCTTCACAACCACCTCGTGAGGTTAGGTAGGCcaagagacagtaactggctcaaggtcacccagtgagcttcatggtcgagCTGGTAatcgaaccctcatctcccaggtcccggtctgacactctaaccacaacaccacactggctgtcaaaaCATCACCACACTCATGACAAACTGcccaccaatttatttattttgttatttatttatttattttaaaaacgcaCTAACAAGCTCCACATCAGTGACTACTGATGTACATACCTGATCTTCCACACTAAGTGGAAATCCAGACTGAAGGTATACAAATTATGGGTTGGCATTATGACAACATCAGTGTGTGAATGTtgccaaaacaacaacacatgaGCATGAGCAGCACTGACTCCACACTTGGTTCCCATCTGGAAACACCCCCTTTGACTACTTTCACTGTAAAAACAATCACAACTCAACAGAAGGCAGAGATGGTTGTACAACAGTATATCCTGTGGACCATAGTCACAGCATTAATACACCAGTTTCTTTGGCATACATTGAACAACAAAAAGAGACACAGACAGACAAATGCAGCACCAACCAGTAGACGTGCCAGGGTGAAAAAAACCACGGATGGGTTTCTTAACATTATCCTCTCCTGCAACAAGTTACTGGCATAGGCAAAATAGAAGAAACTTTCATTCCTGCAGTTGTGGACTTCCAGCCCTCCACCCAGTCTGGTCTGTGTACAGCTCTTGACGGTTTCCATCTAGTAGGAGCCCTGTTAAAAGAAAATGGAAGTCAGGCATTTGTTTATCAGAAAGGGGTGTAAGACTGTAAAAACATCGTAGAGCTGAAGTACCACAGAATTTACCCTCGCCCTCAATTTAAAACAAGAACATTCCCTGTTCCCTTTTTATCTGCAGTTTCTTTATAGGCTTTGTTGTTGTCAGAAATGTCACTAATGGGAGCAAGGAGCAGAGACTCCCTACTAAAACCTTCTAGGGAAACTGACACCAATGCATATTTACTCTGACGTACATCTCAGTGTGTTCCATAATGGTTATTCTCAGGGAAGCGTGCATGGGATTGCAACCACATAGACAGGGAGCCTGCAAGTGTAGGTGCATCATGCATaaagatcctttttttaaaaaagagtttcaaCAGTTTCAGAAGAAGCAAAGAAATGAAATTGTTCCAGTTATTGCAAAATGACTGCTTTTTGGTTTAGAGGCTCTTCTGACCAGGAAAGCAAGACGTTAAGGCCAGAAATTTGAACTTTTAAAAGGGAAACGAACCTTCAAAACTtaaggaaaaaagagagaaaccttACAAATTACAAAAAACAGAAACCTAAACAGAACTCTACTGCCCTTCTGACTGGCAAAAAGGTCGGGAGAGGGGTTAGAAATAATGCATATTTGGGAACAGGAGAAGATGAACACTGAAAGGACTAATGCAGCTTAGTGCATTTAGCATGAAGATCTGCAGAGGGTTTCTAAGTGTGTTCAGATGAATGTGCTGAGAAACCTCTGAGATCAGGAATCCTGTCATATCAGGGTTCCTGATCACAGGAAGATACTGTAAGAGTGCTCAATGGGACATACTTAGAAACTCTCTGCAAATCTTCATACTTCATGCACAAAGGTCTGACAATGTCAGGGCCCAGCCATGGGAGGTCCTCACCAGAAGAAGACcaggagactccagttttggatCCAGCCCTGCTTCAGGCTTCATCTGAGGGTGAGGAGCCAGGGTGATGAGGCTGAGGGAGGGTCATCTGCACCTGGGGCAAGGCAAGTTTGGCCTCCGAGATTGAATGGGTCTTGAGCCCAAGGGAGAAGCATCACCTCAAACACCAGCTAGAGACCCAACTCATCTGGTGGCGTGCCCAACTGTAGGCCCGGACTCCTTGGGAGCAAAGGTCTGGCGGCAGGTTATTAACAGGATAAAAACTCCAGTGCTAGGCTAGAAGAGCTGCTAGAACAGCATCTATACACCAGCTCTGTACCTGATCTGGCTGCTGATCTCTTGTTGATCCTGGACCGAACTTGATCTTGACCTGCACCTGCTCTGCCCCTGGACTGCTTAGATCTTGACCTTGGACTGCTCTGACCTTGCTTCCTGTCTGTCCCCTTTGTTGTTGTGCACTCTGGACTTTGActttggactggccctggataTTGCCATAGTGTTGCCCTCAACTGTGTAGTCTCTTGCCTCCTGAGCAGCCTGGTGGGAACAAGACAGATAAGCAGTCTGCACGCCCACAGATGTACATCCATGCTCTTCCATTTAATTGTTATTTTCATTTGCTCTTGTAGTTTAAGAGTTCACACTGATctaagttgttttaaaaaatttttttgcagTGAGTGTTTAAACTCCTCTTTAaccaagcatttgatggctgatagATACTGGCCACTGAAATGGGCCACTGTGAGGGTATTCAATTGCTTCTAAAcgtttttagttgttttaaacATTTGTGTTTTAGATGGGTTTTAgtagcttttaaaaaagctttaagtaTTTGGGGGGGTTattactgttttaacattttgatgtttgccaccctgggctcctttggaagggtgggatacatatttaataaataaataaaatcactgcCTTACAAAACCCTTTAGCAAAGCTACGTTTATTTTGGTTTAACTTTGTCCAAggccttttaaaattaattatttttatttatttttatttgcaaataaaaggaaaacaaagaaaagttataaaattaagataaaaatactGGAgttacaaaaaaagagaaaaataatgtATGAATATTGCTTATAACAATAAACTACCATAAGTTTACACAGTTTACATTAGATGCAGTACTCATCAGTATATACATACTGCATTAACCATATAAgctctccagatgtccaaataggtatccccTCAAAATTGTTTTCTAT includes:
- the GGCT gene encoding gamma-glutamylcyclotransferase translates to METVKSCTQTRLGGGLEVHNCRNESFFYFAYASNLLQERIMLRNPSVVFFTLARLLDYKLAFGSHHGKPSSSWHGSTATIVHSPGDEVWGIIWKMNTTDLCSLDRQEGVEDSIYIPIEVAVQTPEGKIFKCRCYQMTDYVSGLPSLQYKKVICMGAKQNGLPLDYQKKLESIEASDYAGNVPLFDEIEAALNANETPK